ATTTTGTCTCGGGGGGCAATTTGCAATTGATCAGCCttgtgtatgtatgtaccgGCAGCATTTGGAACAGCCAGCAGATTGCCCAACACCTTATTCGTCCAGCTGGATATTGTTCATTGCAGAGTACTATATGCAACATGATCTCAAGTCTCACGAGAACCGTCGCTGGCTTCTGACTGCAATTATATCCTCAATGGGAAAATAAGGGTGGCCGGAAAGGTGATATGACGCGATTGCCGGGTGACGTAGGGGAATATCGTGGCCCTGATAGTGACATTGAGAGACGCGGGGGTGCGAGCGGGCTCAATTATGGACCACAAACATTGAAGCTCCCAGACGTGCATGAGCAATCATGCGACAAGCTCATTAGATATCACTCCTGTGATGGTTTTTTTTAAAACCTCTCAAATCATGACCGGGACTGAGGAGGTGATCCCCTGACGTGTCTATTTACTGCGGTTCCACCAAATCAACTTCAGATACTATTATGTCGTATTGGGCCGTTGCTATCAGGAAGATAAAGCTCACAACTCGATCCGGCGGTAGCACAGCAGCTGTCTATGGCCCTCGACTTGCATATCATGGTCAAATCAGACGAGGGGCATGTTTTGGGCTCTTTGGCCATGACCGATGCCACTTTTTGCAATGCCACCTAATAGTAGGTAGCCAGGGTCCATGCGTCGTCTGTTGAGGGATACGATATCTTTCGTTGACTTCGTCACTTGGGCGTTCGATTTATTATGTCTGGAGTTTTCCAAGCTATCCTGCAACCGATATGAACCCCGTATTCAGTTTGCTCTAGCACTGTCGTCCTTCTCGTGTTATAATTACCCACAGTTACATACAGATAACGTAGCAGACGCCAAGCCCAAGGCCTGCTAAGCGGTCGTGCTGTCCATAGTATTATACCCTTCTGGGCGTTGGCACGGCCGGTTCACGAGTGGTTCAAGGTGCGCCGTATTCTCACTCTGCACAAAGAATGCCGATTATTCCGTTCCAAGACTTCTGCGACACGCCCTCAATTTCCACTGTTCTATGGGCTGCATCCACGTGCGCTTCGTTGAGCAGTACGTCAAAGGCATTAACCGTTTGTGGGATGATGACCAACCACACCAAGCCAAGCATTTATGGTATGCCATAAGCTTCTGTGTCGAGAGGCCTTGAATACTCTCGGCGACCGGTTCTGGCCACTGCAGTGACGGCGTCACAACCACCTTGGTCTGTCGGCGCAAGGCACGAAATAATGCTCAATCTTACCGTGCATTTTATCGCGTCATTGCGGCTGGGCACCTGATGTTCTGCAGGTTACCTATGCGATGCTACTACATTTGCCAGCAAAAAGTGGCACAGCGAGAAGTCTATGTATTGGCTCGCATCAACCTACTGGTTGTGGTATCAAAGCTCAGCGTTATAAACGAAAATAGAGAGAGTGTGTGAAGGAAGTTGTTACCATTCCGGGCCTCACTCAGAGTCCAATTGCTGGTGCGAGGCTATCATCATTCATCATTCTGGCAAATCCGCCATTGATCAAGACTCTTGGGAGTACCCTATGCAGGTAGCTGGTAGCAGCAGCCTGTTCGGCAGCTATGACCATCAGAGAGTGCCAAACCAATCCAATCACGACAAGATTGAGAACTTAGTTGAGGTTGAACTCTTCCTCACCGGATTTACCCATACGAGCTTGACACGGATAGAACCAACTATTTGTGGCAGGATATCAAGGCCGCATTAGTTTGTTTAGCTCGGTAGAGCTGGCACCTCTAAGGACGCCGAAAAAATGCTACGCAGCGATGCTCGTGATGGAATGCGCCAAATCATCCCACTGATGGATGGAAAACCACGCTGCCCGTGGAATCGATTCTGCGGGAGTGCCCGCTTATTGCGCGCCTGCCGCTGCGTTCAATGCCGCATAGAACGGGTCAAGATGTGACAACGTGCATCTGAGCCGCTAATCTGTGATTGATCCGTCAACTCGGCCTTCCTATTGAGGTGCAGATATTCGGATGTCAAGCACCGGTTATTATAACTGATAACTTTCAAGGTAGCATTAGATTCCGTCGGCACATACTTGCTTTGTTTGCATTTGTCAATTGTTGTATTGATATCTTTCTTACGGCATGCAACCGAGCTTTTTGTCTACAGGGCAACCTTGGACAAACACTTGCGGCATAGACAATGTGCCGAACTCCTTTCAATGACTCGAATCGATCATCATGCCCTTGCTACGCGAGATGAAGTTCGCAGTTGACCAACCAAATTTTACCAACATGACCTCGGTGAATTCCTCTTGTAGAGGGGCTCAGGGTCTACGCCTACTCCTTCGATTGACCCTAGCTGATGGAGGAGACGCATTGCTGATAGGGTCGTGACAGGTAGGCTTCCGGTAAATAGATTGCTCCCAACATTTTTTCAAGTCTATGTACTCGGAATAAACAGGCCATCTACAGGACGCGGCGCCACCCAGCCTAACGGATCAAACATCCGGTAACATCATCCGAAAGCTTTGCGCCCAGGAGAACAAGATGTAGAGGGCCAGATGGTGAACAATTCCAAGCGCAACGCCTCGTTCGGTTGTTGCAGATAATAAATACAACGCTTGGGCCAGCTGCCGCTGCAAATCAATGATGTGCAGCAAGGGGGTTCTTATGGTTATCATGGGTAAGGTCAAGAGGTATACCAGTACAGAGTTGTACCTTTGCGACAACTCAATCATCATGGTGCAAGCCGCGTCGCTCCTATAGTTATCTCAATTCCGGCATTGAACAGACAATACCGCTGATGATACGACTGTCGAACATAGCATTATCGTGACCAATCCCATCCCGCGGACTGATCCTAGATCGTCAACGCGTTAGATTGAAACCAAAGGCGCCGTTTTTCGCTAGTGTCCGTAACACTTGACGGGGTCAGGAATTGGATGGTCGGGAGCCCATAGCTTAACTACCTATGGCTCATAATAGGCAAAACTAAACCCAGCCACTTCTTGACTCAAGAAGAATGCGCAATCAGCAGCATCGGGCAGTGATGAGCTGAATTACGTGGCAGACCTATGCGGCAATCCCATATCTCAGCGAAACAGAGAAGCCATGGAAACATGCAAAAATAGCCAGCATCAACATAGACTAGAGACTTGAATTAACAGACGCCACAGCCTTAGGGTCTCTCTCCTCTGTGTCGTGATTCTTGGCAACTTGGTTTCGAAACAGCATGCAGACCCAAACCAAACCAGCGGGAACTCGCTGTCGTCTCATCCAGATTAAATTTGAGTGATGTTGAATCAAACATTTAATTGCGACATACGTCTAAGCGTTCGCGAGCTTGAAAACTATTGAAACACACGAATCAATACCCACGGACAACCCAACGGCCACTTTGGGTGGTCATACCTTGTCGCGAACCCTCCAGGGACCAAGAACCCCTACCTCATATCCTTAGGGTTGTCAGGGTGCCGACCTACTCCTACTCCTACTGTATGTATCAATACTGTATGGTATGTGCAGAGAGAACGGACATACTCAGCCTTCTAGAATCCTTCTCATAGGCCCCTGTCTTGACATCCCTGGCGGGAATGACTTTGACATCTTTTTAGGTGTCGGCTGCCTGCTGACTGTTGAACTAGCATTTGGGGCGTGCGCTGTCAGCAAGCGCCAGTGGCTAGATATCAGCGGCCTGATCTGTTGGTAGCTCAGTACTACGTAGGTACGGACGGGCAGTTTGATTATTTTCATTACATAGGCCCACATCCATGCTGGGTAGAAATCCTCCTTTCTCAACAGCTATGAGGGAGGACACATTGATGGTATTGTCGTACAGAACTATGCGTTGTACAGCCACAGACCATCATTAGGCAATGACTAGTCAGTTAAATTGCTTCACATGAAGGAATAGTACCAATGAGAGTGTTTAGCAGTGGCATCGTGAGGTGTCATTGTCTATCGGGCTTTTAGCCGTATTTGACATTATCATAAATCACTGTCTGACAAGCTTGGCTGCTTGCTATCTGGAATACCATTTTACCTATTGCTGGAACCCCACGGCGCTGGTTCATGCatggtgaagaagaagaagaagaagaagaagaagaagaagaagaagaagaagaagaagaagaagaagaagaagaagaagaagaagaagaagaagaagaagaaaacgGTATTTGGTACAAGACACTTCAACCAATATTAAAATTCCAACATCACAGCTTGCATATTCTACCAGCTTTGAGCACAACCATTGTCTATTTACAGACATTCTCTATATTACAGAGTATTTGAATCTCAATTGTAGACGACGCACCCTTCAGCCTTGTCGATCTCACCGAATCTACACGGCCTTCTAGGCACCTACGGCACAGCATTCGGAATACAAGCTACTCAACCGTCTGATCAGCTGGCAATATGCTCCTGTATGTAGGCTGACGAGTGCAACCTTGGTCTCTTAAACTGATGAACGGCGATCCAAGGGTGTCCCCCTGAATGGCGACTCTTGTCTCATTTGCTCAGCAAGCTGAGTAGGTGGTTGCGTTGGCAGGTTGTCGATAAAGGGTGTTGTCGTGTGTAAGCCAGTGGTATAAGGCcttttattaaaggctatgTACGGAATCGTTAGTCCTGGCTCGGGCCGGTCCCATGTGTTGTCTTACATGGTGACCGATCACTTTGTTAGCAAATGTGTCACCCTACTTCGAATGGTCAGTTCAAGGAGGTCAGTATGGGTGTTTGCGAAGTCAGCATCTCGCATGCCCGTTCCTGGAGAGGTGCATACGGCGCGGCACGGCggacaaagacaagatcgGAAGGGCGTGTCCGGCGCCGTGTCCACGGTATGTTACGGTATGTGTATCGTGTAAGAGGACAACCTCGAATTACGATTGATACATCAACTTGCTTAGAGGCGAGGTGACCCTGTATGCATGTGCATGTGCGTGCTTCGAGCTGCTACTAATTCTCGCTCCCCCGTCGCCCGCTGTCTCTGCATCATAAGACCAAGTGATGAGCCACGACGTCGAGCCCATCGAAGCTGAGTGGTTATCACGATTCGAGGTGGTACTGAGCTCACCTTGTGCGAGGACAAACGGCATCAACTCGAATGGTTAACCTGTCGGGTGATACTAGACtagtttctttttgtttgtcCGTTTAAAACGAGATGCAGGTGAGTTATCGCCGACATATCTCGGCAGTGTTGTACGTGATCATTTTCCATGCCTTGTGATGCAATCGAGCACATATTGTTGGGTTTTATGAGTGCTTAACTCAGTCTCACCACCACAGACAGTCGCCTCTGACTGTACTTGCATGCCACGTCAACCATCAAGCGACTACGTTAGTTTATCAGTGTCATCTAATGTTGGAGGCTAGTTTCGCAAGCATTGAATGATCCGCCACTAGTGCAGCCTAGCACAGAGGAGGCTGTTTTACAATGACAGTCCGGATGTACAGTACACACCTAGTTACAAGATTGCACTTGATCCTACAGTATAATACGGTACAAGTTGGTCAGCGCAGGATCAACCCCTATCTGCCAACATGAAGGAAACAGAATCACTCTATGTGAGGATTCGGCACTTAGTCTAGTTTGTTTGACGACGGCAGGACGTGATCAGTGCACTGAATTAATCTCCCACAAACTTTCGATACAGGGGGGACCACGGCATCACTCGCATATTCGTTTGGTCACGTTTTCTCCACGGTCATGTCTCAGGaaaacttaaaaaagaaatattgaCCTGACTTGTCTTGTTCGCCGCGTGAAGCTCTGCTCTGCTCAAAGCAAGCATGGCTAAGATTGGGCAGTAGGGTTTTCCCCTTACCGCGAAGACCTGGCATGTCTGAAACAGCAAATTCGGTTCCGAGAGGCTGGTCCTAGTGCGGGGGTGGACCTTGTAACTTATGTACATGAGTTCCGTTGGGATGACAGCGGACTTAGATCTATTTTGGTAGTGGCTCAGTATGTACATTGGCTTGGGGGCCTGGACAGGACAGCAGACGAGTTACTACAACAGGTTTCGAGGAAGGATGGGAAATATTCATGGATATCCCGGGCTTCAACGGGGAGCTCGGAACAtcgaaggaagaagaaaaacactTGGTCGAAGCTATGACCGACCTCGATAGCCACCGGAGGTTCTGGAAGGCTTCCGGACAGAATAAAGAGACCCACGATCAAGAGCTCAGGCCCCATCTCATCTATTCATCATATGCTGAGACGATACCGGATGCCCTAGAGAGACTCTGAGGGAGATGGAAGGGGCCTCATCGGGGGCGTCCAATtatgaaagaaaaaaaaaatggaAAAAAAAACCCTTGCTAGCCAAACAGGCATAATCTTGAGCCTCTCGAGATTCTGCCTTGAATCCTTTGGGATCTGTGCGACATTCTTCTGGTGCTTATGCCATTTGTTCTGGAAGCTGTTTCAACCAGCTAACTGCCAACACCCACTACTGTATACTATGCTATGCTCGCAACGTGGACCATCTTGCGGCCTCTGCCCTGTTCAATTGCTGCGGCGAGTATACTATTCATGGGCACAAACccttctctctctgcttAGCTGTGCTTCGTGTTTCATTTCATGCTTACTCGGCATCAAACCCACGCACAGGATCCTTCAGAGGCCATGGAACAACGACCAACACAATAATTTTGGCATGGATTTCCCTCATCAATCACATCTCACGAGGACTGTTAAACGGAAAGTTTACCTTGCCTGTTCGGTCAGTTAAGTTCATAATGCGTTGGCACAACACAGCATAACACAGACACAGGGAAGGACCTGGGATAGAAACGTGcaatctcttccttctcctgcGAGTGCCCATCTGCAACATGCGGTCAGTCCGCTTCTCTCCGATGAAGCATCCTGCAGTCGCTGCAACGTCGATGTTGACTGGTTCCTCGGGCCTCCGTGTGTCTTGGGAGAAAGATATATATGTAGTTTCCTTGGCGTTTCTTGATGTAGATCTTGCTTGTTGTCATGCCTAAAACATGGGAGACACCCTCTCACACAAAAGACCTCGGAGAACAGAGGCCAAGAATATGATGCTGTGAAGCAAGaccaaaaaaagagagaaaaaaggaaagggcTCGGCTGCTGCCTCATGCTGTGTGACATGTCTGCCTCGCTGCAAGTTCCCGGTCAATCAGCTCAGCATGGTACGATAGACTCGACCGATGTGTACAGGCAGCATTCCTTGCGTGTGACCACAGAGGAGGTAAAGTGAGTGAGAATGTGAATGGCAGAGGTGACTTGTGGTAAGTGATATGTTGTGTTGAGGTAGGTCATCATGAGAAGTCATATGTTCATTGTAAAAAGTCCCGAGTCTCTTAAACCTGTCTCGTGTTATAATCCGTTGAAACTGTTGGATGTTTCCGTTATGTTGGTCAACTTATTGAGGTGATACATCTTGAGACAGTGTTATCTATCTTATGAGTAGCAAGAAATGATATCTTTTGTGACTCATGACACTTTCATTACGATGTGGAGTAATTATGAGACGCAACTGGTCGTGAACCGTTCGCATGTTTAACATGTCTCTGTTTCAAACTTGATCGACGTGTAGTATAGGGTAACCTCAACCTAAAGACATCGTTATAATGAACAACACAAACTATACATAAACCACTGGATTTAGGGATTAATGAATAAATGACAATTTGCATTTTCAGTTTTTTCCGAGTGTGACTTGATGCTCTTGTCTTTGGAGTTTGGGTTTTTCATAATGTGGAAAAGGATAATGAACTCTTCACAATCAACGTATATGTGGACGGAACGGGAACCGATCTGGGCTTGAGAAATCGCAATTACTTCCTTAGTTTTGAACGGGGATAAACACTTTCCATCACTAGGATATCCAACTCTTCTATGTGAACCATCATTACCGTTCAGCCACAGGAGTAGGTTTGGATTGAATCTCCCGAATCGTATCCCTTGTTCGTGGATTCGCCTCAAAACTAGCCTCGATGAGGTCAATGACTTCTGAAGCGGAAAAGTAAAGGCTTAGTTCGCTCTCAAACCAGAGATATCGTACCTCATTAAGATTACTTTGAAGTACTTCGCTCAAGTACTTAAGGCGAAGCCAGCTGGGCGCATACTGAGCTGTTTGAGGAACCTCACCCTCTACACTTGTAGTACCCGTTAAAACGCTGGGCAGGAAGAGGTCATCGAGTTCTGTTGCAGTAGAAATGACCTTGGCGATGTTGTAGGCCTCGTCCTGACCAATAGATGACATCTCAAGGACATCTGTGATCAGCTTCGTTGCGATAGCATCGGCCAGGGAACCTAAAGCCTGTGTCCAAACTGAACGAGCGAGAATGGATTTCCAGACAGAGGCCATCGCGCGAATGCGACCCGTTGCCAACTCTACGCAAGACTCCATTTCATCCTGCTGCATCAGACTTTGGGCTCCACCGAGGAAATCGCGAAGGATGGTTTTCTGGATGTTCATCTCGTTGGCATAGCTGCGATTAGCAAAGCTCTGTAGGCTCTTGATGTCGTTTTCGAGTCGCAACATATTCCGGGCTCTGGGAGTCAGGTCTTCACGCTTCTTCCACGCATCAGCAAACTCGGAGAGTCGTTCTGCCAGATACATAGCATCGTTGTATAAGAACCTGTTTCGAGTCAGTAATGCCTTCGACAGACTGTCAATATTCTCACATGTTGCCCCCTTCGCTGAGAGAGTAGTAGTATGGTGAGATGGCCCtgaacaaggccaaggcgAACGTGGGTAAACCGAAGAGTCCAGGGGCAGTGGCTGAAACTGGCGCATATTCAACATCGTCTCTTGTCAAGGTAGCACCATCCTCTAGAATAGCGTAAATGAGCTCGAGAACTGGCTCGGGCATAGACGAAACGCTGTAAGTTTCCTTCAAAACAAGCTCTCGAGTTTCTTCTCGAGCCTGCGGAATCTTGCTTCCTACTACTGGGGCTTGCTCTGGTTCTTGAGCAGTGTCTTCATCACCCCAGCCCCAAGCGGCAGCGCtatcgtcctcatcatccttctCGGTAGTTTGTTTTGTGTCTTGAGCTTCAGCAGTGGTGTCTTCCTCGTCCCAACCCCACGCATCTGCGCCGTCGTCTTCATCGGCCTTGGTAGAACCTGGCCCCTTCGTCGTAGGCTTGCTCTCGTCCTTAGCTTGTTCGTTATCTTCCTCCCATGCAT
This Fusarium poae strain DAOMC 252244 chromosome 3, whole genome shotgun sequence DNA region includes the following protein-coding sequences:
- a CDS encoding hypothetical protein (SECRETED:SignalP(1-16)), producing the protein MLGLVWLVIIPQTVNAFDVLLNEAHVDAAHRTVEIEGVSQKSWNGIIGILCAEV